One genomic region from Bubalus bubalis isolate 160015118507 breed Murrah chromosome 24, NDDB_SH_1, whole genome shotgun sequence encodes:
- the SPNS1 gene encoding protein spinster homolog 1 isoform X2 codes for MSGSDTAPFLSQADDTDDGPAPGTPGLPVSMGNPKSEDPEVPDQEGLQRITGLSSGRSALIVAVLCYINLLNYMDRFTVAGVLPDLEQFFDIGDGSSGLIQTVFISSYMVLAPVFGYLGDRYNRKYLMCGGIAFWSLVTLGSSFIPRERFWLLLLTRGLVGVGEASYSTIAPTLIADLFVADQRSRMLSVFYFAIPVGSGLGYIAGSKVKDVAGDWHWALRVTPGLGVLAVVLLFLVVREPPRGAVERHSDSPPLNPTSWWADLRALARNPSFILSSLGFTAVAFVTGSLALWAPAFLLRSRVVLGETPPCLPGDSCSSSDSLIFGLITCLTGVLGVGLGVEISRRLRRTNPRADPLVCAAGLLGSAPFLFLALACARGSIVATYIFIFIGETLLSMNWAIVADILLYVVIPTRRSTAEAFQIVLSHLLGDAGSPYLIGSISDRLRRDWPPSFLSEFRALQFSLMLCAFVGALGGAAFLGTAIFIESDRRQAQLHVQGLLPETGPTDDRIVVPQRGRSTRVPVSSVLI; via the exons TCCTCAGCCAGGCGGATGACACGGACGACGGGCCGGCGCCCGGCACGCCAGGGTTGCCGGTGTCCATGGGGAACCCGAAGTCCGAGGATCCCGAGGTCCCAGACCAGGAAGGACTGCAGCGCATCACGGGCTTGTCTTCGGGCCGTTCGGCTCTCATAGTGGCCGTGCTGTGTTACATCAACCTCCTCAACTACATGGACCGCTTCACCGTGGCTG GAGTCCTTCCGGACCTTGAGCAGTTCTTCGACATCGGAGACGGTAGCTCCGGCCTCATCCAGACCG TGTTCATCTCCAGTTACATGGTGTTGGCACCTGTGTTTGGCTACCTGGGTGACAGGTACAATCGGAAGTATCTCATGTGCGGGGGCATTGCCTTCTGGTCTCTGGTGACACTGGGGTCGTCCTTCATCCCCAGAGAG CGATTCTGGCTGCTCCTCCTGACCCGGGgcctggtgggggttggggaggccAGTTACTCCACCATCGCGCCCACCCTCATCGCTGACCTCTTCGTGGCAGACCAGCGGAGTCGGATGCTCAGCGTCTTCTACTTTGCCATCCCGGTGGGCAG CGGTCTGGGTTACATTGCAGGCTCCAAAGTGAAGGATGTGGCCGGAGACTGGCACTGGGCTCTGCGG GTGACGCCAGGTCTAGGAGTGCTGGCTGTCGTGCTGCTGTTCCTGGTAGTACGGGAGCCACCAAGGGGAGCTGTGGAGCGCCACTCAGACTCACCCCCCCTGAACCCCACGTCGTGGTGGGCAGATCTGAGGGCTCTGGCCAGAAa TCCCAGTTTCATCCTGTCTTCCCTtggtttcactgctgtggcctttGTCACGGGCTCCCTGGCTCTTTGGGCCCCTGCTTTCTTGCTGCGTTCCCGTGTGGTCTTGGGGGAGACCCCACCCTGCCTTCCTGGAGACTCCTGCTCTTCCTCTGACAG cCTCATCTTTGGACTCATCACCTGCCTCACCGGGGTCCTGGGTGTGGGCCTCGGTGTGGAGATCAGCCGCCGCCTCCGCCGCACCAACCCCCGGGCTGACCCACTGGTTTGTGCTGCTGGCCTCCTGGGCTCTGCGCCCTTCCTCTTCTTGGCCCTTGCCTGCGCCCGTGGCAGCATCGTGGCCACCTAT attttcatttttattggagagACACTATTGTCCATGAACTGGGCCATTGTGGCTGATATTCTGCTG TACGTGGTGATCCCCACACGACGCTCCACTGCCGAAGCCTTCCAGATTGTACTGTCCCACCTGCTAGGTGATGCTGGGAGCCCGTACCTCATTGGTTCG ATCTCTGACCGCCTGCGCCGGGACTGGCCCCCCTCTTTCTTGTCCGAGTTCCGGGCCCTGCAGTTCTCTCTCATGCTCTGCGCCTTTGTGGGGGCGCTCGGGGGCGCAGCCTTCCTGGGCACCGCCATCTTCATTGAGAGCGACCGCCGGCAGGCTCAGCTGCACGTGCAGG GTCTGTTGCCTGAAACCGGGCCCACTGATGACCGGATCGTGGTGCCCCAGCGAGGACGCTCCACCCGGGTCCCTGTGTCCAGCGTGCTTATCTGA
- the SPNS1 gene encoding protein spinster homolog 1 isoform X1, whose amino-acid sequence MSGSDTAPFLSQADDTDDGPAPGTPGLPVSMGNPKSEDPEVPDQEGLQRITGLSSGRSALIVAVLCYINLLNYMDRFTVAGVLPDLEQFFDIGDGSSGLIQTVFISSYMVLAPVFGYLGDRYNRKYLMCGGIAFWSLVTLGSSFIPRERFWLLLLTRGLVGVGEASYSTIAPTLIADLFVADQRSRMLSVFYFAIPVGSGLGYIAGSKVKDVAGDWHWALRVTPGLGVLAVVLLFLVVREPPRGAVERHSDSPPLNPTSWWADLRALARNPSFILSSLGFTAVAFVTGSLALWAPAFLLRSRVVLGETPPCLPGDSCSSSDSLIFGLITCLTGVLGVGLGVEISRRLRRTNPRADPLVCAAGLLGSAPFLFLALACARGSIVATYIFIFIGETLLSMNWAIVADILLYVVIPTRRSTAEAFQIVLSHLLGDAGSPYLIGSISDRLRRDWPPSFLSEFRALQFSLMLCAFVGALGGAAFLGTAIFIESDRRQAQLHVQAGLLPETGPTDDRIVVPQRGRSTRVPVSSVLI is encoded by the exons TCCTCAGCCAGGCGGATGACACGGACGACGGGCCGGCGCCCGGCACGCCAGGGTTGCCGGTGTCCATGGGGAACCCGAAGTCCGAGGATCCCGAGGTCCCAGACCAGGAAGGACTGCAGCGCATCACGGGCTTGTCTTCGGGCCGTTCGGCTCTCATAGTGGCCGTGCTGTGTTACATCAACCTCCTCAACTACATGGACCGCTTCACCGTGGCTG GAGTCCTTCCGGACCTTGAGCAGTTCTTCGACATCGGAGACGGTAGCTCCGGCCTCATCCAGACCG TGTTCATCTCCAGTTACATGGTGTTGGCACCTGTGTTTGGCTACCTGGGTGACAGGTACAATCGGAAGTATCTCATGTGCGGGGGCATTGCCTTCTGGTCTCTGGTGACACTGGGGTCGTCCTTCATCCCCAGAGAG CGATTCTGGCTGCTCCTCCTGACCCGGGgcctggtgggggttggggaggccAGTTACTCCACCATCGCGCCCACCCTCATCGCTGACCTCTTCGTGGCAGACCAGCGGAGTCGGATGCTCAGCGTCTTCTACTTTGCCATCCCGGTGGGCAG CGGTCTGGGTTACATTGCAGGCTCCAAAGTGAAGGATGTGGCCGGAGACTGGCACTGGGCTCTGCGG GTGACGCCAGGTCTAGGAGTGCTGGCTGTCGTGCTGCTGTTCCTGGTAGTACGGGAGCCACCAAGGGGAGCTGTGGAGCGCCACTCAGACTCACCCCCCCTGAACCCCACGTCGTGGTGGGCAGATCTGAGGGCTCTGGCCAGAAa TCCCAGTTTCATCCTGTCTTCCCTtggtttcactgctgtggcctttGTCACGGGCTCCCTGGCTCTTTGGGCCCCTGCTTTCTTGCTGCGTTCCCGTGTGGTCTTGGGGGAGACCCCACCCTGCCTTCCTGGAGACTCCTGCTCTTCCTCTGACAG cCTCATCTTTGGACTCATCACCTGCCTCACCGGGGTCCTGGGTGTGGGCCTCGGTGTGGAGATCAGCCGCCGCCTCCGCCGCACCAACCCCCGGGCTGACCCACTGGTTTGTGCTGCTGGCCTCCTGGGCTCTGCGCCCTTCCTCTTCTTGGCCCTTGCCTGCGCCCGTGGCAGCATCGTGGCCACCTAT attttcatttttattggagagACACTATTGTCCATGAACTGGGCCATTGTGGCTGATATTCTGCTG TACGTGGTGATCCCCACACGACGCTCCACTGCCGAAGCCTTCCAGATTGTACTGTCCCACCTGCTAGGTGATGCTGGGAGCCCGTACCTCATTGGTTCG ATCTCTGACCGCCTGCGCCGGGACTGGCCCCCCTCTTTCTTGTCCGAGTTCCGGGCCCTGCAGTTCTCTCTCATGCTCTGCGCCTTTGTGGGGGCGCTCGGGGGCGCAGCCTTCCTGGGCACCGCCATCTTCATTGAGAGCGACCGCCGGCAGGCTCAGCTGCACGTGCAGG CAGGTCTGTTGCCTGAAACCGGGCCCACTGATGACCGGATCGTGGTGCCCCAGCGAGGACGCTCCACCCGGGTCCCTGTGTCCAGCGTGCTTATCTGA
- the LAT gene encoding linker for activation of T-cells family member 1 isoform X4 has product MEVVSPAVYVLGPLLLPLLAVLLMALCVRCRELPGSYDTAVSDSLTPSSIMIKLPPTLVPRPSTTPYPLPSQPDLLPIPRSPQPLGGSHRMTSSRQDSDSANSVASYENEGVTGTPVAPAGRRLRPVLGSADPVWSPPEAACEDADEDDYEEDYNNEGYLVVLPDRDPATSTGNAVSPAPASSKPGLRDSAFSMESGEDYVNVPESEESADASLNGSREYVNVSQELQPGAKTKSDTQNSQEVEDEEAPDYENL; this is encoded by the exons ATGGAGGTGGTCAGCCCGGCTGTCTACGTGctggggcccctgctgctgcCTCTCTTGGCCGTGTTGCTGATGGCTCTGTGCGTGCGTTGCCGGGAGCTGCCAG GCTCATACGACACTGCCGTCTCCGATAG TTTGACCCCAAGTAGCATCATGATCAAACTGCCTC CCACACTCGTCCCACGGCCATCCACCACTCCCTACCCGCTCCCGAGCCAGCCAGACCTGCTCCCCATCCC AAGGTCCCCGCAGCCCCTCGGAGGCTCCCACCGTATGACGTCGTCCCGGCAGGACTCAGATAGTG CCAACAGCGTGGCCAGCTACGAGAACGAGGGTGTGACTGGGACCCCTGTGGCCCCGGCTGGGAGGCGGCTGAGACCCGTCCTGGGCTCCGCTGACCCTGTATGGTCACCCCCAGAGGCAGCCTGTGAGGATGCAGACGAAGATGACTATGAAGAAGACTATAACAACGAGGGCTACTT GGTGGTGCTTCCTGACAGGGACCCGGCCACCAGCACTGGCAATGCCGTCTCACCGGCTCCTGCGTCCAGCAAACCCGGCCTCCGAGACAGCGCCTTCTCCA TGGAGTCAGGGGAAGATTACGTGAATGTTCCTGAGAGTGAGGAGAGTGCCGACGCATCTCTGA ATGGGAGTCGGGAATATGTGAACGTGTCCCAGGAGCTGCAGCCCGGAGCGAAAACCaagtctg ACACCCAGAATTCCCAGGAGGTGGAGGACGAGGAAGCTCCAGATTACGAGAATTTATAG
- the LAT gene encoding linker for activation of T-cells family member 1 isoform X3, translated as MEVVSPAVYVLGPLLLPLLAVLLMALCVRCRELPDAESPILHHPLPSSPSFPASRALSSPGSYDTAVSDSLTPSSIMIKLPPTLVPRPSTTPYPLPSQPDLLPIPRSPQPLGGSHRMTSSRQDSDSANSVASYENEGVTGTPVAPAGRRLRPVLGSADPVWSPPEAACEDADEDDYEEDYNNEGYLVVLPDRDPATSTGNAVSPAPASSKPGLRDSAFSMESGEDYVNVPESEESADASLNGSREYVNVSQELQPGAKTKSACSRACSGTSLAWEC; from the exons ATGGAGGTGGTCAGCCCGGCTGTCTACGTGctggggcccctgctgctgcCTCTCTTGGCCGTGTTGCTGATGGCTCTGTGCGTGCGTTGCCGGGAGCTGCCAG ACGCTGAGAGCCCCATACTCCATCACCCTCTGCCCTCGTCACCCTCTTTTCCTGCCTCACGGGCCCTCTCTTCCCCAGGCTCATACGACACTGCCGTCTCCGATAG TTTGACCCCAAGTAGCATCATGATCAAACTGCCTC CCACACTCGTCCCACGGCCATCCACCACTCCCTACCCGCTCCCGAGCCAGCCAGACCTGCTCCCCATCCC AAGGTCCCCGCAGCCCCTCGGAGGCTCCCACCGTATGACGTCGTCCCGGCAGGACTCAGATAGTG CCAACAGCGTGGCCAGCTACGAGAACGAGGGTGTGACTGGGACCCCTGTGGCCCCGGCTGGGAGGCGGCTGAGACCCGTCCTGGGCTCCGCTGACCCTGTATGGTCACCCCCAGAGGCAGCCTGTGAGGATGCAGACGAAGATGACTATGAAGAAGACTATAACAACGAGGGCTACTT GGTGGTGCTTCCTGACAGGGACCCGGCCACCAGCACTGGCAATGCCGTCTCACCGGCTCCTGCGTCCAGCAAACCCGGCCTCCGAGACAGCGCCTTCTCCA TGGAGTCAGGGGAAGATTACGTGAATGTTCCTGAGAGTGAGGAGAGTGCCGACGCATCTCTGA ATGGGAGTCGGGAATATGTGAACGTGTCCCAGGAGCTGCAGCCCGGAGCGAAAACCaagtctg CGTGCAGCCGTGCCTGTTCTGGAACCAGCCTCGCCTGGGAGTGCTGA
- the LAT gene encoding linker for activation of T-cells family member 1 isoform X1 translates to MEVVSPAVYVLGPLLLPLLAVLLMALCVRCRELPDAESPILHHPLPSSPSFPASRALSSPGSYDTAVSDSLTPSSIMIKLPPTLVPRPSTTPYPLPSQPDLLPIPRSPQPLGGSHRMTSSRQDSDSANSVASYENEGVTGTPVAPAGRRLRPVLGSADPVWSPPEAACEDADEDDYEEDYNNEGYLVVLPDRDPATSTGNAVSPAPASSKPGLRDSAFSMESGEDYVNVPESEESADASLNGSREYVNVSQELQPGAKTKSDTQNSQEVEDEEAPDYENL, encoded by the exons ATGGAGGTGGTCAGCCCGGCTGTCTACGTGctggggcccctgctgctgcCTCTCTTGGCCGTGTTGCTGATGGCTCTGTGCGTGCGTTGCCGGGAGCTGCCAG ACGCTGAGAGCCCCATACTCCATCACCCTCTGCCCTCGTCACCCTCTTTTCCTGCCTCACGGGCCCTCTCTTCCCCAGGCTCATACGACACTGCCGTCTCCGATAG TTTGACCCCAAGTAGCATCATGATCAAACTGCCTC CCACACTCGTCCCACGGCCATCCACCACTCCCTACCCGCTCCCGAGCCAGCCAGACCTGCTCCCCATCCC AAGGTCCCCGCAGCCCCTCGGAGGCTCCCACCGTATGACGTCGTCCCGGCAGGACTCAGATAGTG CCAACAGCGTGGCCAGCTACGAGAACGAGGGTGTGACTGGGACCCCTGTGGCCCCGGCTGGGAGGCGGCTGAGACCCGTCCTGGGCTCCGCTGACCCTGTATGGTCACCCCCAGAGGCAGCCTGTGAGGATGCAGACGAAGATGACTATGAAGAAGACTATAACAACGAGGGCTACTT GGTGGTGCTTCCTGACAGGGACCCGGCCACCAGCACTGGCAATGCCGTCTCACCGGCTCCTGCGTCCAGCAAACCCGGCCTCCGAGACAGCGCCTTCTCCA TGGAGTCAGGGGAAGATTACGTGAATGTTCCTGAGAGTGAGGAGAGTGCCGACGCATCTCTGA ATGGGAGTCGGGAATATGTGAACGTGTCCCAGGAGCTGCAGCCCGGAGCGAAAACCaagtctg ACACCCAGAATTCCCAGGAGGTGGAGGACGAGGAAGCTCCAGATTACGAGAATTTATAG
- the LAT gene encoding linker for activation of T-cells family member 1 isoform X2, translating to MEVVSPAVYVLGPLLLPLLAVLLMALCVRCRELPDAESPILHHPLPSSPSFPASRALSSPGSYDTAVSDSLTPSSIMIKLPPTLVPRPSTTPYPLPSQPDLLPIPSPQPLGGSHRMTSSRQDSDSANSVASYENEGVTGTPVAPAGRRLRPVLGSADPVWSPPEAACEDADEDDYEEDYNNEGYLVVLPDRDPATSTGNAVSPAPASSKPGLRDSAFSMESGEDYVNVPESEESADASLNGSREYVNVSQELQPGAKTKSDTQNSQEVEDEEAPDYENL from the exons ATGGAGGTGGTCAGCCCGGCTGTCTACGTGctggggcccctgctgctgcCTCTCTTGGCCGTGTTGCTGATGGCTCTGTGCGTGCGTTGCCGGGAGCTGCCAG ACGCTGAGAGCCCCATACTCCATCACCCTCTGCCCTCGTCACCCTCTTTTCCTGCCTCACGGGCCCTCTCTTCCCCAGGCTCATACGACACTGCCGTCTCCGATAG TTTGACCCCAAGTAGCATCATGATCAAACTGCCTC CCACACTCGTCCCACGGCCATCCACCACTCCCTACCCGCTCCCGAGCCAGCCAGACCTGCTCCCCATCCC GTCCCCGCAGCCCCTCGGAGGCTCCCACCGTATGACGTCGTCCCGGCAGGACTCAGATAGTG CCAACAGCGTGGCCAGCTACGAGAACGAGGGTGTGACTGGGACCCCTGTGGCCCCGGCTGGGAGGCGGCTGAGACCCGTCCTGGGCTCCGCTGACCCTGTATGGTCACCCCCAGAGGCAGCCTGTGAGGATGCAGACGAAGATGACTATGAAGAAGACTATAACAACGAGGGCTACTT GGTGGTGCTTCCTGACAGGGACCCGGCCACCAGCACTGGCAATGCCGTCTCACCGGCTCCTGCGTCCAGCAAACCCGGCCTCCGAGACAGCGCCTTCTCCA TGGAGTCAGGGGAAGATTACGTGAATGTTCCTGAGAGTGAGGAGAGTGCCGACGCATCTCTGA ATGGGAGTCGGGAATATGTGAACGTGTCCCAGGAGCTGCAGCCCGGAGCGAAAACCaagtctg ACACCCAGAATTCCCAGGAGGTGGAGGACGAGGAAGCTCCAGATTACGAGAATTTATAG